The window CGGTCATTGATAAAGACTCGGCCAGTGAGAAAATCGCAGAAGAGCTTGATCTTGATTATTTATTTATCCTCACTGCGGTTGAAAGGGTCGCAGTCAATTATGGAAAACCCGATCAGAAGGACCTGGAGTACATTTCCGTAGAGGAAGCGAAAATGTGGATTGAAGAAGGACAATTCCCGCCAGGAAGCATGCTCCCAAAAGTTCAATCTGCCATTCGCTTCGTCGAATCTAAGCCAGGAAGAAAAGCAGTCATTTCCTCCCTCGAAAAGGCAAAGGAAGCCATTCTTGGGAAAACCGGCACCACCTTCTACAAAAACAGCAGCTCTCCTTCACTACATTTTTAGGCAAGGAACAAGACTGGCCAGGCGGGTGCATGAGTTGTTTTTCAACTCATGCACCCTGCCTTTTTGTTATGGAAGAGGAAAAGAAAGGGACTGAGTTTCTTGGCCTGCCTTGGTGTTGTACAAGACTGGGAGCCTGATGGGTGTCCCTGGTAGCCGCAAACCTTTATGGAAACAAACCCACGTTGCACATTTATACGACGTTTAGTAGAAGGAGACGTATTAGTATGATCAGATTGTTATTTTTACTTCTAGCTTTAATTGGCGGGATATCGGTTGGACTTCAGGTAAGCATTAATGGAAAACTAGGCAAAAGTATCGGTTCCCTCGAAGCCTCATTGGTGTCCTTTCTTATCGGAACCTTTTTATTGGGAGTGACAACTCTTTTCCTTGGAAAGGGAAACCTGTTGGCAGTAGGCAATGTACCGAAATGGCAGCTTGCAGGAGGGGTAATAGGGGCTTTTTACATTTTTATTATGGTGATTATTGTAGCAAATGTAGAAGTCACTACATCGCTTGTGTTTGTGATTGCTGGGCAAATCTTAATTAGTTCCATCATTGATCATTATGGCTGGTTTGGAGGCAAGCAAGTACCTTTTACCCTTAACCGGGGGATTGGGATCCTCCTGTTGATCGCTGCCCTGTACATGTTTTTTCGAAAAAGCTAAGATATTTAGGTGCCTGTCACTTCCCGGTTTTTTTATTTCAAAAGAGATGTTTCACGAGTGGAGTTCCTGGCACCACTCGTTTTTTCTTGTTCACAGAATGAATGTTCAACAGGATGTTATTGAGGACACCAAGGGGGATTAGTAGACAACATAATTGCGTTTCTAATAATAGAGAGTGAATAATTCTGGGTTGCAGGTAGTACGCTGAAGATTCAATAAGATACACCAATCGCCACCCTTTGCTAGATGGGGATTGGTGTATTGTTTAATTACAAGGTTAATCGCCCCGCAATTGATCTTAAGGTTCGTTGACCATGGAAAGTTATCAAGCGCAATTTTTGAAAGGTACATTAAACCCTTTGGCTTTATCTCCCTTTCTGTTGCTTGAGAACGATTTGTTTCCTTATAGCTACCATACTTAATGTATAAAGACCTTGTTTCATAAAGGTATGATTGGAAATGAACCTATTAAGTTCTGGACCTTTAAAAGGAAGTGGTACAATTTCGTCGATTTCAAGCGCCTTATCCTGTCCCACCAAAGGCTCGATGTCCTGTTCATAGTTAGCATTCATTTTTACCTTAGCTGTTAGGCCAATTTCAAAAAAGTTTCTTTCAAGGAAGATATCATGAAAAAAGACCTCTGTATGATTATCCTTATGAAACTTCAACGGAACACCCAATTCTTCATATAATCCTCTAAATAAGCAATCCTCTACACTGATTTCTCCTGTTTGTATGTCTTTATCTGTTTGTGACAAGCCTTCCATAATTGTACTGTTATAAGGTTTTTGACCTCTAGTTTCACTGGCAGCTGAGGATCTTCTGCTAATAAGGATCGACTCTCCAGAAGGAGAATCAGTAAAGACATAGGCGTTTATTCCAAGAGAAGTAGTAAAGGCTTTATATTTAGATATATTTTCTCGTTCAACCGTGGAAATTGGATGGTTTTCTTTTTTAAGCTCGTTATAAATAGAACGGAAAACTTTATGTGTGAAATAGTCTGTGTCAAACACACATATTTCTAATACTGATGCTTCTTCCTCTCCCAATCTTCCATGACTATCAATCGAATAAACACCATATTTTTTTCCGTTGAAGTAAGCACCATTCTTTTTTTCGAGAAAGTCATGCGCAACAATGCGTCTATGTTTTTCAATCAAATCTCCCAAATTGGCAATGCCAGTTTCGGCAATAATATCATTAAAGTTTCCCTGCCCATTAAATGACCGATCAGGATGAAATATGTATGGGTTCTTTTTTGGATCAATATCTTTTTTAACCTTCTTCGCAATTTCTTCCTTCAGCTCTTCAGGAAAATCTATAAAAAGCTTTTTGTTGGAGTGCTCCACAGTAATCTTTTCATAATGCGGCATAGCATTTCCAATACTAATAATATTTAAATCCTTTTCCGTAATAGGTTTCAACTTAGAGATTTTTTTATGGGTTTGCTTCGTTTGATACTTTTTATATAGCCAACGTCCAAGAAGAGTGGCACTAGTGAGAACAAAACCTAGTATAATCCATACCATCTCCACAAAAAAATCTTCTTGGATTCTAGTTAATAAGTCATGCATTTTCTTTTCCCCCATGATTTTCCTCTATATTTATAGAACTATTTTATCGTATGTCTATGAATAGTTCACTAAGGCGGGAGATTTTTTTTGATTGAGTTGGAGTAGGGGGATGTTTAGGTTCATGTTACTTTTTAAACCTTTTATTAAAAATACCGAAAAATAGATAGATAGATATTTATATAATAAGGGCAGAGAAAAATGTGTAAAGTCTTGTCATTACTGGTTCAGGTGGACTGCAGTTCCTGGCCTTTCACGAGATTGGAAAGTTTAACATAAGGATTAACAAATCAGCTGGCATTGGACTAACATACAAAACGGGTAACACTAAATTCGCGCATAACTATTGATGGGTTAAGCATACTTGGTACCTGTTTTTCTTGGGTATTTTTACATAGTCATTTCATTCGTCAATACCCGGACAGACAATATCGTATGCTATGGTACTTTAGATTAAAATATTCTATTATTTAACTATAGTGGTAAATATTTCGCGGTTTCGGATGCGGGTTAGTTTTAATAGAAAAAGGTGTTGATTCAGAGATGAAGCAAGCGAAAATCATAAAATTTCCAGAGATAAAAATAGTTGAAGATGAATTCGAGGTTGAATTTGAGGTTGAGCCTGTAGTACCGGCTAATCAAGCAGAATACCTTGATTCAAGGCAAAAAGCTATTAAAGAAGGACTCAATGAAGTTAACGGAATTTTATCTTCTAATAATAAAAGACTAGAAGAATTGAACAAGGACATTGATAAACTTACCGATCATTCAGATGGTATTGACTATATGGTTGCTGTAGGTAGCGGTGTACTTGCGGGAATCATAGATTCTTTTTGGGTTGGCGAGTTTAGCTTAGAACGTGGTAAAGATTGGAGCACTAATAAGGTAAATGAATTTGTAGTGAAGATAGCAAAATCGCAAGGTTACGAAGGTGATGATCTTCAAGGTGCAATAAGAAGCCTTGAAAATGGTTTCGGTGCACCAA is drawn from Bacillus sp. FJAT-18017 and contains these coding sequences:
- a CDS encoding DMT family transporter, whose product is MIRLLFLLLALIGGISVGLQVSINGKLGKSIGSLEASLVSFLIGTFLLGVTTLFLGKGNLLAVGNVPKWQLAGGVIGAFYIFIMVIIVANVEVTTSLVFVIAGQILISSIIDHYGWFGGKQVPFTLNRGIGILLLIAALYMFFRKS